The Catenulispora sp. MAP5-51 DNA window ACGTCGACCTCGGCCAGTGGAACAGCGAGCAGGCGGCCATCACCGAAGGCGCCATCCCGGGCCGGGACCAGGCCGCGAGCACATGCCTGAAGGCACTGCAGGACGCCGAGAGCAAGCTGCGCCGGGTGCAGTCGGCGCTGGGCGACCCCAAGTTCGCGAACTTCAACAACACCTACGTGGCCAACGGCGGCGACCTGTCCGAGTTCACCCGGTCCTACGCGCCGGTCAACGTCTTCGGCGACGTTCTGGAGAAGGCCGAAGTCACCGACTTGAACAACATCCTCAACGGCGGCAAGACCGACGCCAGCCCGGACGTGGTGCGCGCGGAGCTGACCGATCTGACCTCCGAGTACCAGAGCGACAGCGCGTTCTGGCACCAGTTCGGGCCCTCGCTGGGCACCGTCGTGGACTGGATCCACAACAACAAGGGCCCCGAGAGCACCGACGCCTCCGACCAGATCCTCATCAACACGCTGGGACAGCACACGGCGGCGGCGGCCTCGAACGGCTCGCTCAGCTCGCTGGACGTCACCGGCCTGGGCACCGCCGGCATGATCGGGCTGGCCAAGCTGCTGGGCACGACCAAGGGCTCGGACTACCAGAACCAGAGCGGTCAGGACTTCCTGGCGTTCACGACCCAGGCGTACATCGACGGCGAGTCGAACGTCGACGCCTGGGACAAGCAGAACTACGACGGCGCCATGAACACGATGCTCGGCGTGACCGGGCAGAACGACGGCGCGGCGCGGACCCTGTTCGCCGGCAGCGACGGCCAGCACCTGGTGACCGAGCTGCTGACCGGCGAGGCGAACGTGACGCGGTCGCAGTACGCCGGCCGCGCGGGCAGCACCACCGTCACCGCCGGCGGCTACGAGGGCGTCGACCCGAACAACATCGCCAAGCTGCTGGACGCGGCCCGGGCCCCGGTCGACGGCAGCGGCGTCCGCGGGGACGACCAGGCCGACACCGACCGGATCAGCGCGGCGAACAACATCATCCAGGCCGCCGCGGCCTTCGACCACTACAACCCGCAGACCAACTCGCTGTCCCAGGTCACGGGATGGAGCCTGCCGCCGGCGGTGACCAACTCGCTGGAGGGCTACGCGAAGTCGTACTCCTTCGACCTGGCGATGTCGACCACCGACCAGAACAACGGCGCCGGCCTCACCACGGTCGACGGGCAGCCCAACGGGCAGCCGATGTTCCTGGTCACCGCGGCGCAGGCGCACGACTTCCTCGACCTGTCGTTGAAGGACCCGCACGCCGCCGGGGACTACCTGGGCTTCGCGAAGGCGCAGTTCCAGAACTCGGTGAAGCTGGACATGATGAGCAACGGCACGGTCGACCACACCACGGGCTACGCCAACCTGGTCGCCACCTCGCAGCAGATCATCGACGAGCAGCACATGTCCGCGGCCCAGGCCCAGGACGCGGCGGCCGCGCAGCGCGCGGCGGTGGTGAACGCACTGCTGGGGGCGGCCGGCAACGCGCCGGGCGAGGGCGCGGTCGTGGGCGTCGGCCAGACCCTGGACGGCCTGGTGACGCCGTTCGTCGACCAGCTGCCGGGCCTGCAGTCCGGCCACGCCGCCGACATGGCGGTCGCCAACCACCAGGCGGACCTGCTGATCGGCGGCCAGGCCGACATCTCGGTGGTGCAGGCGGCCGTCGACAGCGGCAAGCTGACGGTCGGCACCGGGACGGACCAGATCCCGCCGGGGATCCTGGACGGCAGCGGACACGTGCAGGACGACCCGCAGTTCCGCGCCTGGTTCGGCTCCAGCGGCCAGAACCTGATCGTGGCGCCGACCAACGATCCGCACCTGAAGAGCCTGAGCCTGGAGGACTACGTGAACCGGATGAAGGGCGCGATGGCCGGGCACTCCTGAGCCCTCCAGCTCACCCCCTCACTCCAGATGGACCGTCTCGATCCACTGCGGGGGACGGCAGTCGACGAAGTTGTTGTCGCTGTCGAAGTAGGTCAGGGAACGGCTTGAGGCGAACAGGCCCGCGACGACGCGGCACCCCGGCTCCTCCTTGGGCCACGGGGTGCCGCCGTCGGTGAGGACGACGGTCACGTCGGGGCGCGGCGTGCGGGCCATCGCTGCGCGGATGCCCTTGCGCAGGTCGGTGCCACCCCCGCCGATCAGCGTGAGCTCCTCGGCCCGGCACACGTGCTGCGCGGTCGCCACGGCCGCGTCACAGGTGTAGACGGCGACGTTGCGGCCGGTGACGCCGACGGCCCGGGTGATCGCGGCCACCTCGGTCAGGGCACTGCCGAGGTTCACGTCGGACACCGAGCGGGAGGTGTCGATGACCACGGCCACCTGCGGCAGCGGCCGGCGCAGACTCGGCAGCACCAGCCGCCCGCCCAGGCTCGCGGTCCGGCGTCCGGGGCGGCGGTAGGTATAGTCGCCGGCGCCGGCCGCCGCGCCGAGCGAGGCGCGGAAGGCTGCGCCCAACAGGGTGCGCCAGTCCTGCGGGGCCCTGTCGTAGCGCTCTGCCCAGCGCTGCCAGCCGGCCGGGGCCGTCCCGCGGCCGGCGGCGATGGCGTCGCGGACGCTGATGCGGATGGCGGCGGCCTCGTAGTCGCCGAGGGGGTGGGCGCCGGCGGCGTCATCCTCCCAGAAGGCCGGTCCGTCGTGCGCGCCGGAGCCGCAGTCGGTCCAGTGGTCGGCGACCATCGAGGGCGTGACGTCGTGCACGTACTCCTCGAAGAGGTCCCGTTCCGGGACGCGGAGGCTCTCGGGGGTCAGGGCGCCGTCGGGCAGGCGCGGCCCGCTGTCCTCGGCGCCCGGCGGACCGGTCAGGCTCTTGAGGAGGTCGTCGTTGATCTCCAGATCCATCGCGATGTTCAGCCGGACCTGCTCGCGCCGGGGGTTGGCGGGATCGAGCGCGGCCGAGCCGGGCCGCCCGGCCGCCTCGTGGCGGGCACTGGCCTCGGTGAGGCGGCGGGCCCGGGTGTGGTGGTCGCGAACCAGGTGGGAGACCTCGTGGAGCCAGACACCGGCGAGGTCGCGGACGCTGTGGGCCACGACGAAGGCGGGGTTGACGTAACAGCGCCAGTGGCGGTCGACGCCCATGGTGGGAACGGCGTAGGTGGGAACGACGGCGATCGCGTGCAGGGCGACGGCGAGGTAGGGGCAGGCGGTGACGGCCAGGCGGCGCGCGGCGAGGAGCTTGGGGGCGTCGAGGGCTTCGGCGGCTTGGGTGCGGTCGGGCTTGTCGGGTTCTTGGTGGGGCTGGTGCGGCTGCGGCTGCGGCTGGATCGGCCGGGACGCCACCGCTACCGGGCGCGCGGCCAGGCGGCTGGGACCGGCCATGACGGCCGGCGTCGGAATCGTCGGTGCCGTCACTCGCCCCACCCCAGGAGTGCGTCGAGCGCGCCGAGACCGTCCAGCTGCGCGGGAAGCTCCCACACCGGATCGCGCAGCGCCGCGAGCTGCATCGCCGGCGCGGCAAGGAGGTCGACGGGGACGGTCGCGCACAGGCGCGCGACGAGGGTCCAGCCGGCTTCCCAGCGTGTGCGGGTGGTGTCGCGGCCGACGGCGTCGACGACGGCCGCGAGGGTGGCATGGACCAGGTCGCCGCGCTCGGGAAGCTCGGCACCGGCCGGATCGGCGAGGACGGCCTCGGGATCGGGCAGGTCCTGGCGCTCCAGGAAGGCGAGGAGCTCCAAGCCCGCGCCGTCGCCGACGGCCCCGCGCACGGCGAGGGCCACCGCCTCGGGCGCGGCGTCGGCCGCATAGCCGAAAGCCAGAAGCCGCATGACCATCTCCCAGGTCCGCGGCGAAGGCCAGGCCCCGGCACGCGCCGCGGCGGTGGCGGGCATGCGGTGGGTGTAGTCGGGACGCACGGTGAGGAACGCACAGACCGCAGTCCGAGCCCGGGCCACAGAGCGCTCCAACTTCGCCGGATCGAGCTGCGGCAACGGCACCTCCGGCCACACCCCGCCAAGACCGCGCACGACGACATCGGGATCATGCAGCCACGCCAGATGGACGAAGCGGTTGGCCAACGGCGGCGCCAACTGCCACCCGTCGGCGGCACTCCCCGCAGGATTCGCGGCCGCGACGATGCGCACCGCGCCGGGCAACTCGAGGCTGCCGACGTGCCGCTCCAACACGACGCGCAGCAACGCGGCCTGCACCGCGGGCGGCGCAGAGGAGATCTCATCGAGGAACAACAGACCGCTCCCGGCACGATGCAGCCGCACGGCCCAGTCCGGAGGCGCCATCGCCACCCCCTGCGAAGCCGGATCAGCGCCGATGATCGGCAACCCCGCGAAGTCGGAGGGATCATGCACACTCGCGATGACAGTCTCCAACGGCAACCCGAGCCCCCGCCCAAGCTGCACAAGCGTCGACGACTTCCCGATCCCCGGCTGCCCCCACAGAAGCACCGGCAGATTCGCCGCGACCGCGAGCGCCAGGGCCTGTACAGCCGGATCGGGCCGGGCCTCGGTGGCCGTGGCCCGGGTGAGGGCGATGAGGTGGTCGGCGGCTTGGAGTTGGGTGAGGGCGGGCGGTTCGGCGGCGGGCTCGGCGGACGGCGCGGCAGCAGGGCTGGTGCTTTCGGCGGGGCTCGCGGCGGCAGGCCCGGCGGGCAGCGCAGCACCGAGGCTGGCGCTATCGGCGAAGCTCGCGGCGGCGGGTTCGGCGGGCGGCGCGGCAGCAAAGTTGGTGCGCTCGGCGAGGCTTGCAGCGGCAGCGGCGAGCTCTATCTCGGCGGTCTGAATCTCAGCAGTCAGTGTCATGGTCACCTGTGTGTTCGGGCCGCGACCCCCTTCCGGGCAGGCCGGCGGTCGGGGTCGGAGGGGCGGGGTCGGGTGGCGTCGGCGAGGATCATGCGGTGGCGGATCGTGGTGGCGGCGAAGGTGTTCAGGGCCTCGGTGACCGTGCCGCCATCCGGGAGCCTCACGCGGCTCAGCGCCGCGCGGGTTCCGGCGTGGGTTTGGAGGAGGTCGCGCACGTCTGCGGTGCGGCCGTGGGCGAGGAGGGCTTCGGCCAGCTCGATGACGTGCCGTCCCGAGACCAGGTAGTTCAGGGCCTGCTGACACGGGTTCGTCGGGCCGCCGAGGCGGGACAGGAGGGCTTCGCGACCTGCGTTGGCCGCGTGGTCGAGGATGTGCCAGGCGTTGTCGCGGAAGGCGATGCGGTGGCGGTCCGTCCCGCAGTCGATCCACAGCGCCGGGCCGCCATCCAGCTCACAGGGGCCTGCGATGAAGGGGACTTCGCGGTAGAGCCATTCGTCGGTGCCGGGAGCGGCGGGCTGCCGATCGGCGAGCAGCGCCGGAGCGATCAGCGGGTGCAGCTCGTGCGCGCCGAGGTACCCGAAGCGGAGCAGGTCGGCGTCGAGGACCCGTGTCCACACAGCGTTCGGCACGATCGGCAGCCCGAGCGACTCCGACTCCCGCTCCGGCTCCCGCTGCAACTCCCGCTCGGGCTCCCGCAGCAACTCCCGCTCTGAATCCCGATCCCCGGCCACCCGCACGACCACCGCGCCCGAGTTCAACCCACTGAGCACCAACGCCCCGACACCCGACCGCACCACGGCCGCATCCGCACCGGGCAGCGCCAGCCGCACCCGGTCGGCAAGCCCCGGGATCCGGATCGGGAGCGCGGCCAGCCACCGTACTCGGCGCGGCGACTCGGGAAGCAGCACCTCGAAACCCGCCGCGTGCCAAGCCTCCGCGACGCAGCCGGCGTCCTGCAACGAGGTGATCTCCCGCTCCGCAGGCGTGGCGTCGCACAGCCCGGCCAACTTCGGCGCGGCATCGGCGCTCCACAACATGCGATGCCCCACCAAGCCGAACCGCTCCGGATACTTCAGCCGCACTGCCGCCAGCACCGAACGCGTCACCCCGTCATCACGCCCGCCGAGCAGCACCAGCACGACACGCTGCCCGGCATCCAGCGCGAACTGCGGCGTCGCAGCCGCCAGCGTCAGCCGCCGGACCCCGTCCGTGAGATCCGCCAGCGGCACCAACAGCCCCGCGAGCAGATCACCCGAACCGTGCCCGCGCCGCGGCAGGTGCCAGCGCAACAGATCCGGCGACAGCTCCCGCAGGACGCCCAGCAACTGATCGGCGATCGCGGAACCGTAGTACCGCCGCACCGAATCAAGCCTCAGGGACACATCGACATCGGCGGCGGCACACGCGCCCCGCCAATCGCCGACCGCACGCCGCTGCGCGACCGCCGCGATCATCGTCGGCGGGACCCCATACCGACGCGCCGCCACAGCAGCGCGTGCACGGGTCTCAGTCAGAGTCGCCGAAGAACCCGGTGCGTCATCGGCACCGGAACCATGGGGGCCGTCAAGCGCTCCATCAGAGCGCGATCCCCCGCAATCAGCCGTCCGCACCGGCTCCGTTCCCGTCATGGGGAAACGGTGGTGTCGGCGGCCTCCAATCTCTGCATCAGCATTCTTCGTTGGTGGTCATCGGGGACGATGGACAACCGGCATCATGCACCGCGCCCCGGTTCAAGCGCAACCGCGATCGAGAACACGAACAGAAACCAGAACCGGCCGCCCAGCCCCGAAGGGCGAGACGGCCGGTCCGTTCACTGCCGCGCGGGTCCTGTCACCAGGTCGGGCGTGGCTTCACTTGCTGCTTCACTTACTCAGTGGCCGAAGCCGAACGACCGCAGGAACAAGGCGTTCGGGGAACCGACGCCGGTGGCCTCGTCGTAGCCGCGGGCGGCCGGCAGGCCCTCGTCCAGGCCGTACTGGATCAGGCGGTACTGGCCGGCAGCGGGGCTGCTGGCCGGGTACTGGAACACCACCGAGTGCGTCGGCGAGCCCGCGATCTGCGCCGGGTTCTGGACCACGTCGGAGGTCAGGAACGAGCGGGCGTAGATCGCCGGGTTGGCGAAACCGACCGGGATGCCCCACTGAGCCTGCTGCGCGTCGGCCAGGATGCCGGCCCACGAGGGCGCGGACACCGAGGTGCCGCCGTAGCCGGACTCGCCGTAGACGCCGTTGGTCGACATGCCGACCAGGGTGCTGCTGAAGTACAGGTCGCCGTTCAGCGCGATGTCCGGCGTGGTGCGCATCGGGTGCGCGGCCTTGGCGCCGCTCATCAGCGTGGTGGACAGCTTGTTCGGGACCGTCCAGCTCTGGTACCAGGGCTGCGCCTCGGTCTCGCTGACACCGCCGCCGCCGCCGAAGGTCTCACCGGCCGGGGTCCACGAGGTGGAGCCCGGGGCGGTGCGCCCGCTGCGGGTGTCGCCCATCGGCGTCTGGAAGGCGATGTTGCCCTGCTTGTTCAGCGCCAGAGCGGTACCGCCGACCGAGGTCACCCAGGGGGAGGACGTCGGCCACTCGACCTGCGCGCGGGCGGAGGTCGGGTCGCAGTTCAGACCCTTGGAGATGGAGTAGGCGTCGTCGTTCATGCAGTCGCCGGAAGAGAAGTCGAAGGCGATGCCCTCGGCCGCGCCGTCCATGAAGATCTGGTTGTACGACGCCTCCAGGGCCGGGTCGATGTTCCCGCCGGTGGAGTACTGGATCTCGCCCCAGCTGTTCGACACGACGTCGGCCAGGTGCTTGTCGACGATGTTCGCCTCGGCGGCCAGCAGGTCGCTGTCGAAGCAGGAGTTCGCCGCGACCGTGATGATCTTGGCGTCCGGGGCCAGCCCGTGCGCCATGTCGACGTCCAGCGACTCCTCGCCGAAGTCGCCGTAGCCGCACAGCTGCTGGTTCGTGTACTGCGACGGGTCGTTGACCTCGGAGTACTGGCCCGGCGCGAACGGCTTGTCGCCGTGGTTGACCGAGTACTGGTTGGCGTCGGCCTCCATGGTCGGCGAGCCGTACCAGTTCACGATCGCGATCGTGGCGCCCTTGCCGGTCAGGCCGGTGTTGCTGACACCGTAGGCCTGGCGGAGCTCGGACGGGACCACCGAGCACTGCGCCAGCGTGGCGGGCGTGGTGTAGCCGGCCGGCACAGCCGGAGCCGAGGACGGCGCCTTCTTCTGGCCGTAGTAGTCCGAGCAGGACGGGTCGTTGTTGGCGACCGGGCCCTTCTTCGTCGTGGTCTGCGGGTCCGTCGAGTGGTTGGTGACCGCGTGCACAGTGTCCTGCGACAGGCCGGTCACGCCGCTGATGACCCCGGCCAGCGCGTCGGGGATCTTCGCGTCGCTCTGCGGCGCGCGCAGCGTGCCCTGGGGCGTCTTGAAGTTGTGCAGCTGCGTGCCGAACGCCTTCTGCGCGTCGGCCACCGAGCCGGTGACGTCGATCCAGTGGCTGTTCGTGCCGGTGACCTTCAGGCCCGACGTGTTCAGCCACGCGGTGACCGCGTCGATCTGCTTCTGCGAGGCGCCGAAGCGGCTCTGGACCTGCGCGGCGCTCAGGTACTGGTGGTACTGGGGGCTGGACGGGTCGCTCACGGCGCGGGCGAAAGCCGCCAGCCCAGCCGAGTCCTGACCCGAGAGGAACACCCGCACGCTCAGCTGCGCGGCGGTGGCGGTCTGGCCGAGGTCGGCCGAAGCGGTCGCGTAGGCCGGGGTGCTGCCTGCGAGCGTCGCCGAGCCGGAGTCGGCGTTCGACGGCGCGGCCATCGCCACGCCGGCGGTCACGAACGCCGCGACGGCCGTCATGGTCGTGGCCGTGGCTATTCGTCGGCGGTGCCGTGGTACGGCATTGGTCATGGTGCTTGTTCCCTTCCCGAAAAGAGGGACGAATGTTCCCAATGCCCGATTGACGCTTTGTGGGCACAGGGATAAAAGCCCGCGTCGGTCATTTCTATAGATGGCCGCCAGAGAAACACAAGGGTAAGAAGCACACGAGTTTGATGGCCGCCGCCGAGTTGATCAGGATTTTACGAAACCATCACGGTCCGTCGCCGCGCACACACCCCGGGAACTCGGCGAAACACCACGAACCGGTGACAATCCTTTGCAGTGGCGGGAAACCCCTAGGCCGGAAGCGGCCATCACGGCCGACCCGGCCGGCCGTCCCGCAGGGGTCGCCGACCGACGCACCGTGACGGCATTTTTCCGGTTGCGCGGTAGCCGCCGACGGGCAAGGATCCGCGAATGCTCCGGCCTTATCCGAAGATGGCGTCGAAGGGGAAGGGCGACACGCCCGCCGCCCGCGAGTGGGTCGCGACCGAGAAGGTGCACGGGGCACACTTCGCGCTCGTCTGCGACCGGACCGGGGTCCTGCCGGCCAAGCGGCGGGAGGTGCTGGACGAGGACGGCCTCGACGGGTTCTTCGGCGTGAGCCGGATCTGGCCGGCGTTGTCGGTGGCCGCGGCGCGGTGCGCGGCGGTACTGCGCGAGGCGGCGCTGCGCGATGCGGCGGACGGCGAGGGCCGCGAGGGTCGCGAGGGTCGCGAGGACGCCGTGGTGACGCTGTACGGGGAACTGGCCGGCGGACGTTATCCGCATCCTGATGTCCCCGAGGCCGAGGGCACACAGCCGGTGCAGACCGGGGTCTGGTACGCGCCGGGCTTGTTCTGGCTGGTGTTCGACGCGCAGGTGACGCTCGGCGAGCGGCGGCGGTGGGTCGCGGAGCGGGACGTGCGCGCGGCGGCCGCGGACGCGGGGCTGCTGAGCGTGCCGGTGCTGGCGCGCGGGGCACTGAAGCATTTGCAGGATCTGCCGGCGGCGTTCGCGAGCCGGGTGCCGGCGCTATTCGGGTTGCCGGAGCTGGAGGACAACCTGGCCGAGGGCTATGTACTGAAGCCGGCGGTCGCGTGGGAGGAAGGCGATGCGCGGCCGTTGATGAAGGTGAAGCAGAAGGCTTTCGCCGAGGACGAGCGGTTCGCCGGTGCCCGACCTTATATAGCGCCGCCGGAAGGTGCGGCGGGGGTGCCGGCGTGGCTGGTGGTCCAGGCGACGGCGTTGCTGACGCCGACGCGCGCCGCAGCCGCGGTGAGCAAGCTCGGACCGGGGACTGCGGCGGAGCTGGTGGCCGCGGAGATCGCGAAGGACGCCGCGGAGGAGATCTCGGAGGAGCTCGGCGGGCTGGATCCGGTGCAGATGGAAGGGCTCGCCGACGCGCTGATGGCGGGAGCGCGGACGCTGGCGGACTTCGACGCGGCGGATCGGGCGCGCGCCGCGAGACGGTGATGACGGCAGCTGGCCGGCGATCGGCGGCTGCTCGCGGCGGCTGGCGGCTGGCGACCGACACCCACCTACTCCCCCGCCGCCTCCGCAGCCGCCCGGCTCACCGCCCAGATGTCCGCGACCGGCCCCAGGTGCGCGAGCTTGTCCGGGTTCACCACCGCCTGGATGGCCTGGATCCGCCCCTCCGCCACATCGAGCGTCAGCACGCTGAGGACCTTCCCGTCCGGCGCCCGGAAGATGGCGCCGGGCTGCCCGTTGAGCACGTGCGGCTCCAGGTGCACCCCGATCTGGTCGAACCGCGCCGCCACCAGGGTGACCAGCCCCATCACCGCCTCCGCGCCGTACGCCTCCTGCGCGACCAGCGGGGCCTTGCCGCCGCTGTCGCCGACCAGGCTCACGTCGGCGGCCAGCAGTTCGCGCAGGCCTGCGACGTCGCCTTCGCGGAAGGCGTCGAAGAAGCGCTCGGCGAGTTCCTCGCGTTCGCGGCGGTCGGCCTCGAAGCGCGGGCGGCCGTCGTTCATGTGCCGCCGGGCCCGGACCGCGAGTTGGCGGCAGGCCGCCTCCGAGCGGCCGACCGCCGAGGCCACCTCGGGGAAGCCGAAGCCGAAGACCTCGCGCAGCACGAACACCGCGCGCTCCAGCGGGGACAGCCGTTCCAGCAGGAGCAGCGCGGCCATCGACAGCGAGTCCGCCAGTTCGGCCGCGCGCTCGGGGTCCTCGTACGGGTCGGACAGCAGGGGCTCGGGCATCCACGGCCCGACGTACTCCTCGCGCCGGACCCGGGCCGAGCGCAGCACGTCGATCGAGATCCGGGTGACCACCGCCGACAGGAAGGCCTTCACCGAGGCCGGCTGGGTGGCCGTCCCCTGCCAGCGCAGCCACGTGTCCTGCACCGCGTCCTCGGCCTCGGTCACGCTGCCCAGGATCCGGTAGGCGATCGAGAACAACAGCGGACGCAGGTCCTCGAACTCCTCGTCGCGCGTCACAGCCGCCCCTTCCCGTCGTGATCATCCTGTCATCACCCGAGACGAGACAGGCTTCCCGGCTGTGACATCGCCTCGATGACGACCTTCCCGAAGCTCTCCTCGTCGCGGTAGGAGCGGTACGCCTCGACCGCGTCGCCGAAGCCGAAAACCCGGTCCACGACCGGCCGGATCCGGTGCGCCGCGACGGCGCGGCACAGCGCCTCCAGTTCCGAGCGGTTGCCGACGAACTCGCGGCGGATGGTGGCCAGGGACCCGGAGAGGTCGTCCTCGGTGATGGTCAGGACCTCCGGCCGCGGGGACACGACCCACAGCAGGCAGATCTGCGCGTAGGTCGCCGCGGCGCGCAGCGACTGGCCGAAGGTGGCCGGGCCCTGTGTCTCGACGACCAGGTCCGCGCCGACGCCGCCGGTCAGCGCGCGCACTTCCTTGAACCACTCCGGCGACGCGGCATAGTCCACCACCTCGTCCACCCCGAGCTCGCGCAACCGCTCGGCCTTCGCCGCGCTGGACGTGGTGGCGATGACCCGGCAGCCCATCGCCTTGGCCAGCTGCGCCGCGAACAGGGAGACGTCGCCGGTCCCGAGCACCAGCACGGTCTGCCCGGCGACCAGCGTCCCCGGCCGGGTGAGCGCGTTCCACGCCGTCACCCCGGCGCACGGCAGCGCCGCCACTTCGGCCCAGCTCAGGTGGTCGGGGACGAGCACGGCCGCGTTCTCGTCGATGAGCGCGTACTCGGACAGCCAGCCGTCGACGGTACAGCCGAGCTGGTCGATGACCTCCGGGCGCAGCGGACCGCTGATCCAGCGCGGCCAGTACGAGGCGGTGATCCGGTCGCCAGCCGCGAACCGGCTCACGGCGCCCCCGACCGCGACGACCTCGCCGGCCCCGTCGCTGAGCGGGACGACGCCGGTGCGCGCCGGGAGCGGATACCGGCCGGCCGTGATGAGCAGGTCACGGCGGTTGATCGACGCTGCCCGGGTCTTGACCAGGAGCTGGGTCGGGCCGGGGGTCGGCACGTCTTCGGTGCCGAGCGTGATGTCGTCCGGAGAGCCGGGTCCCGACAGGCGATAGGTGCGCATGGATCCAGCGTGCGGCGGTCCGTGCGGTGATCCAATTCCCTGGAGGGAATGGACCGGCGGCGTCCCGATGCCGAAGACTTCCGGTGTGAGCACCGCTACCACCAAAGCCTCACCCGCGTTCGGCAGCGAGCTGCGACGCTGGCGCACGCTGCGCCGCGTGAGCCAGCTGGAGCTGGCCAACCGCGCCGGAACCACGCAGCGCCACCTGAGCTTCATGGAGCAGGGGCGCTCGCATCCGGGGCGGGCGATAGTGCTGCGGCTGGCCGAGTCGCTGCGGCTCACGCTGCGGGAACGCAATGCCCTGCTGCTCACGGCCGGCTACGCCCCGGCGTACGAGGAGACCCACTACGACGCGCCGGCGTTCGCCCCGGTGCGGGAGGCGATGGAGCGGGTGATCGAGGGGCACCTGCCGTATCCGGCGCTGGTGCTGCGGCGGCCGGGCCGGGTGGTCGCGGCCAACCGGGCGTTCTCCGTGTTCTTGGAAGGCTGCGCCCCGCATCTGCTCGAGCCGCCGATCGACCTGCTGCGCGTCATGCTGCATCCCGAGGGGATCGCGCCGCGGATCGACAACCTCGCGCAGTGGGGCCGGCACGTGATCGACAACCTGCGGCTGCTGGCCGTGCAGAGCCCTGACCGGAGGCTGGACGCGCTGGTGCAGGAGCTGGCCGGCTATGTCCCGGAAGCCCCGGCGGACCAGGCGGACCAGACGTATCTCGGGTTCGCGGTGCCGATGCGGCTGCGCTTGCCCGAGGGCGAGCTGCGGCTGATGACGGCGCTGACCTCGTTCGCGACGGCCGTGGACGTCACGGTGGCGGAGTCGGTGCTCGAATCGTTCCTGCCGGCCGACGCCGAGAGCGCCGAGATCCTGGCGGCCCGGGACCGGCTGGCCGCCGAGCGGGACGAGCCGCGGCTCCTCGCCGGACTCTGACACCGGATCGGACCGCCGCGGATCCCCGTCCGGCCGCTCGGACACCATTCGGGTCACCACGCGTGCCGTCGCCCCCGGCCCCGCCCACGATGGCAGAGGCGACCGCCGACCCGCCGCGGGCAGGCGAGAATGCGAGCGACGATGCAAGGCTTC harbors:
- a CDS encoding RNA ligase family protein, which translates into the protein MASKGKGDTPAAREWVATEKVHGAHFALVCDRTGVLPAKRREVLDEDGLDGFFGVSRIWPALSVAAARCAAVLREAALRDAADGEGREGREGREDAVVTLYGELAGGRYPHPDVPEAEGTQPVQTGVWYAPGLFWLVFDAQVTLGERRRWVAERDVRAAAADAGLLSVPVLARGALKHLQDLPAAFASRVPALFGLPELEDNLAEGYVLKPAVAWEEGDARPLMKVKQKAFAEDERFAGARPYIAPPEGAAGVPAWLVVQATALLTPTRAAAAVSKLGPGTAAELVAAEIAKDAAEEISEELGGLDPVQMEGLADALMAGARTLADFDAADRARAARR
- a CDS encoding RNA polymerase sigma-70 factor — protein: MTRDEEFEDLRPLLFSIAYRILGSVTEAEDAVQDTWLRWQGTATQPASVKAFLSAVVTRISIDVLRSARVRREEYVGPWMPEPLLSDPYEDPERAAELADSLSMAALLLLERLSPLERAVFVLREVFGFGFPEVASAVGRSEAACRQLAVRARRHMNDGRPRFEADRREREELAERFFDAFREGDVAGLRELLAADVSLVGDSGGKAPLVAQEAYGAEAVMGLVTLVAARFDQIGVHLEPHVLNGQPGAIFRAPDGKVLSVLTLDVAEGRIQAIQAVVNPDKLAHLGPVADIWAVSRAAAEAAGE
- a CDS encoding NAD(P)-dependent alcohol dehydrogenase, with the translated sequence MRTYRLSGPGSPDDITLGTEDVPTPGPTQLLVKTRAASINRRDLLITAGRYPLPARTGVVPLSDGAGEVVAVGGAVSRFAAGDRITASYWPRWISGPLRPEVIDQLGCTVDGWLSEYALIDENAAVLVPDHLSWAEVAALPCAGVTAWNALTRPGTLVAGQTVLVLGTGDVSLFAAQLAKAMGCRVIATTSSAAKAERLRELGVDEVVDYAASPEWFKEVRALTGGVGADLVVETQGPATFGQSLRAAATYAQICLLWVVSPRPEVLTITEDDLSGSLATIRREFVGNRSELEALCRAVAAHRIRPVVDRVFGFGDAVEAYRSYRDEESFGKVVIEAMSQPGSLSRLG
- a CDS encoding helix-turn-helix domain-containing protein, whose translation is MPKTSGVSTATTKASPAFGSELRRWRTLRRVSQLELANRAGTTQRHLSFMEQGRSHPGRAIVLRLAESLRLTLRERNALLLTAGYAPAYEETHYDAPAFAPVREAMERVIEGHLPYPALVLRRPGRVVAANRAFSVFLEGCAPHLLEPPIDLLRVMLHPEGIAPRIDNLAQWGRHVIDNLRLLAVQSPDRRLDALVQELAGYVPEAPADQADQTYLGFAVPMRLRLPEGELRLMTALTSFATAVDVTVAESVLESFLPADAESAEILAARDRLAAERDEPRLLAGL